A single genomic interval of Armigeres subalbatus isolate Guangzhou_Male chromosome 1, GZ_Asu_2, whole genome shotgun sequence harbors:
- the LOC134208085 gene encoding melanization protease 1-like yields the protein MKILVCLFALAAVVAALPQRLEPIKLNPSKLALLPKQCGVAKYNPRPDGIKSQAFEFPWIALVLFNKTRRPATCFGTLINQRYVLSVIGCVRKTKKDPDFIRLGEQSALSNPDCSDLKQRDGIVRHECAGPVVDIPIESYVAHPEFDQPMYTNDLALMRMSREVQYNDYIRPICLPTTPELLNNIPRDLLMTAWELEMDVPTHYVGELEKYQIENVDLDSCQREYEKAGFTPDFEYKRFCAGQKGPNYVCSRMAGAPIGAVVDVDGVQRHVQFAMAKFAPLNCTARHIVPIISMRITEYMGWITDNLEA from the exons ATGAAGATTCTAGTTTGCTTGTTTGCGCTAGCCGCGGTGGTGGCTGCGCTACCACAGCGCCTCGAGCCCATAAAGCTGAACCCTTCCAAGTTGGCACTGCTGCCAAAGCAGTGCGGCGTTGCCAAGTATAACCCGCGTCCCGACGGGATCAAGAGTCAGGCATTCGAATTCCCGTGGATCGCCCTGGTGCTGTTCAACAAAACTCGTCGACCGGCTACCTGCTTTGGAACGTTAATTAACCAGCGCTATGTTTTATCAGTTATCGGCTGTGTGAGAAAGACGAAAAAAGATCC TGACTTCATTCGATTGGGCGAGCAGTCTGCGTTGTCGAACCCCGATTGCAGTGATCTGAAACAACGGGATGGTATAGTACGGCATGAATGCGCTGGACCAGTGGTGGACATTCCGATAGAATCCTACGTCGCGCATCCGGAGTTCGATCAGCCGATGTACACAAATGACCTCGCCCTAATGAGGATGTCCCGCGAGGTGCAATACAACGACTACATCCGGCCGATTTGCCTTCCCACGACACCGGAACTGCTTAACAATATTCCGCGGGACCTATTGATGACCGCTTGGGAGCTGGAGATGGACGTCCCCACGCACTACGTTGGCGAGCTGGAGAAGTACCAGATCGAAAACGTGGATTTGGATTCGTGCCAGCGGGAGTACGAGAAGGCTGGCTTCACGCCGGACTTTGAGTACAAGCGGTTCTGCGCGGGCCAAAAAGGTCCGAACTACGTGTGCAGTCGAATGGCAGGGGCACCGATCGGTGCCGTGGTGGACGTCGATGGGGTCCAGCGGCATGTTCAGTTCGCGATGGCCAAGTTTGCTCCGTTGAATTGTACCGCGCGTCATATTGTGCCGATCATTTCGATGCGCATCACCGAGTACATGGGATGGATAACGGACAACTTGGAGGCTTAA